The genomic interval TACTGATTGATGACCTGCAGGCTGTTGTTGTGTATGCACTTCTTGTCAATGAGCTGGATATTTTTGCTTTCCCCGTTATCCCGGCGGAGCACCTGCACATAGTCCTCCTGAATCAGCCGGGTCTTTTCGAGAATGCCGGAGTTTGTGTTTGCCAGCACCTCGTCCCAGAAACGCTTCCATTCGCCGTCCGTAAAGCGATAGTTATTCAGCTTTTCCAGCTGCGTCCGCAGATTGGCAATCAGGTCAGCCTCTTTATGGATGGTCAGGCGCTCATAGCCCAGCTCGCAAAGCAGACGGATAAACTCCTTTTCCAAGTCTGCTTCGCTCTGATAAGCCTCCGAGCGCTTCGACTGCGGCTTGTATTCGGTGACAACAGTGCTTTCGCTGCTTTGAGCAACTATATTGAAATAGCTCACTTATCGTCACCTCCGCTTGTAATGTTGATTATACTATCCAAGAATACCAATTGATCAATCCAAAGCAATATTTTCAAAAAATCATATCGACTATATGTTTTATGTGTTCTTCCATGGAGAAGCCAATGCCTGTTCAGTTCGTTGGGTTCGTCCCTGGTAAAATCAGAAAAGCCGAATACAGAATTCGAGAGGTTGTCACCCAAAGAGTCAAACTGCAAGTGTATGAAAAATGTCCGACGATCGATGGTGTCCAGTTCAATTTTATCCGCCATTTTTTGTTCAATGGATTTTATCCGTTTCTCAAAACTGGTGGTCTTCTTCATAGTCGAAATATCTGCCATTAGTCCGTCTGCAATCGCAAACAGTCCGATACAAGCAAGATGATACTGTTGCCGGCTGTATGTATCGGTGATTTGTAAAAACAAATTCTGATAATCTCGTAAACATTCAGCCTTGTCGCACCGATTCATCACAATATCAATATGATGAGTATCTGTGCCAAAGTAATAATCCTCTACCAGCGTATCAATATTATCAGAATTGCAAATTGCTTCTGCAAAATCGATGGAAATATCATCAGAAAACATAATTTGGCGCTGAGCCATCTTTTCTATTGCAGAACAACAAGTGCTAAAATTCGAAAAACTGATTATAAAGTTTCTGATGGTTTCTTCGTTGTCACGATACCATTCACCAGCTTTTTTGAAAACAGCTACTGCGCCTTGCATGAAGGTGGCAATGCCATTCAATATGGGAAGAACATATCCATTATTCTCTTCGCTTGGCATCAATAGCGCTCCCTTCCTAATTGAATCTCTCTCCAAATGTCAACAGCTTGTCCCTGTAATATTCATATTGCTTTTGACGGGCTTCGATTTCGGCGGGAAGGCCGGAGGAAAGGTCGGTGCAGAGGGTGTCGAAGCGGTCGAGAATGGTAACAATTTCTTTCTGCTTTTGATACGACGGTAATGGAATAGGGATCTTGTAAAGGTTTTGCTGATTTAACTTTGGTTGTGCGCCACCTGAAATATACGGCGATAGATCAATAGAGTTCAAATAAATTTCTACATATCTCTGTGTTATGCGATTGTTGAATCGGAGAATATGAGCGTGGTTATTAACCCAGTTCTTCCCGCTGATAGAAAATGCAATCGGTGTGTTCCGTGCCAATAGATTTGCACCATCCTCGGAAATCAGCAGATAATCACCATCAAAAATATAGTCCTTTACATAGTCAACAATGCCAGATGCACCATAGTACGGAATATTACCAGCTTCACGATTTCCGCTGGTAACGGGTTTCCTCAGGCTATCGCAGTTCACGGAAATATCGCTTAATTTAACGAAAATAAATTCAGAAACATATTGACACAGACGATTTAGGGCGTTAGGCTTGTCTGTCTGTCTGTCTGTCTGTCTGTCTGTCTGTCTGTCTGTCTGTCTGTCTGTCTGTCTGTCTGTCAAAATCGTCGCACCCTGTGCATCAAAAGTCAAGAGCTGATTTCGATAGAATTCATATTGCTTTTTTCGGGCGGTAAGTTCTAAGTTAAGTTGTTCAGTAAGTTCAGTAATATGCTCTGTGAAATTGTCCAGTATGCGGACAATTTCACGCTGCACCGGCAGGGGCGGGACGGGAAGAATCACATCAGCCAACTTCACTGGTGCAACCTCGATTACTTTTGTGCCATGAGCGATTTTTGCCTTTTGCTGGTAAAACGCAGAGGAATGAAGCCAATAGACAAGGTATTTCGGATTGATTGAATGACGGATAATAGCGGTATGCCCGCTTACTGCAACCTTTTCGTTTCCAAGCCACGCCATGCATTTACAAACATCATCTATATTTTCGCTGGTGACTGCCATAATAATATCGCCGGGTTCAGCAAATTTCTGCTTTTGAGCAACTTCATCGCTAATATAGGACAGCGTTTTCTCGGCGAAAAGTCCATAATGCATATAGATCTGCCCATAATGAATACAAGGAACTCCATTTTCTGTATAGTCTTTCTTTTGAAAACTTCCACCTCTGGATATAGTGGCAATATCGCCAAGAGGTTTATATTCAACCCCATTGGGGCAGAGTTCCTGAATCAGTTTTTCGAGTTTTGTCATTGTATGCCCACCTTCTTTTTCGTCAGATTTTTCAACCTTGAATCAAGCGCATACAACCGTTTAATTTGCGACTCTGCTACATAATATAAATCCGAAAAATTTGCTCTTATGTACTTGAAGTATCTCATCTTATCCAGCCTTTGAGAATAAACATACAGAATAAAATCTGACTGAATGCCTTGAGCATTTTCTTTCAACCCGTCAAGATTTAATAAAAGCCAGTCATTTAAATTCGAGCAGGTTTCTGTAAGCTTTGATGTGCGGTTTCTAACATCGACACAAATTAAATCGCCGTCCATGCCATACGCCTTATGATGAGTGGTGTTCAATGGATGTGCAACGACAAATGAGCGGATAGCCTTAAAATACTTTTTTGCTTGTTTGCAATCCGCATCGACTTCCAGATTAAGATAATCTATAACTTCCTTCTTCAAGATTGTATGGATTGAATCGACAGCTTCGCAAACCCAATCAACCAAAGCGATAATATATACAACCTCTTTCATTGATGGAGTTTGTAGATTGTAAATTTCTGCATTCAAATCCTGAATACAAAAATTCACCTTTTGGAGATAATCACAGCTCAGATAGAAATTATCTTTGTCACCCCAAATCCAATGCTTGTGTATGCCGTGATTCAACCCATTGAGGCTCCTTAATTCTGCTATATTGCTCATCCCTCAATCTCCCCAATAATTCGATCAATTTCCTCTCTCAATTTCTGTTCTCGTGCGACAATTTCAGCGATCTCGGCGTTCAGCTTCACGATGTCGATCTTCTCACGGGTATCCTCCTGCTCCACATAGGTAGAAACAGAGAGATTATAATTGTTCTGTTTGCTGCCGACCTCGTCGTTCGGCACAAGGCGGGCAAAATGCTGTTCGTCCTTACGCTCTGCCACGGTGGATACGATGCGCCGGATATTGTCCTCGGAGAGCCGGTTGTTCTTCGTAACCTTCACAAACTCCTTGGAGGCATCCACAAACAGAACGGCGTTGTCCGTCTTGTTCTTTTTCAGCAGCATAATATCCACGGAGATCGTGACATTTAAGAACAGGTTGGAGGGCAGCTGAATGATAGCGTCCACAAAGTTGTTATCCACCAGATACTTGCGGATCTTCTGTTCGGCCCCGCCACGGTACATAATGCCGGGGAAGCAAACGATGGCCGCTGCACCGTTGGAAGCCAGCCACGAAAGGCTGTGCATAATAAACGCCATATCGCCCTTGGAAGCGGGAGCCAGCACTCCGGCAGGCGAAAAGCGCGGGTCATTGATAAGCAGCGGGTTCTTATCGCCCTCCCACGGCACGGAAAACGGCGGATTGGATACGATCAGCTCAAAGGGCTGGTCGTCCCAATGCTGCGGGCTAAGCAAAGTGTCCTCCCTGACAATGCTGAACTTATCGAACTCGATGTTATGCAGGAACATATTGATGCGGCAGAGGTTGTAAGTGGTCAGGTCGATCTCCTGACCGTAGAAGCCTCGCTCGATATTATCCTTGCCCAGCACTTTTTCCACCTTCAGCAGCAGAGAACCGGAGCCGCAGGCTGGATCATAGACCTTGTTGATTTTCGTTTTGCCAATGGTGCCGAGGCGGGCCAGCAGCTCCGAAACATCGGCGGGAGTGAAATACTGACCGCCCTTTTTACCGGCATTGGCGGCGTACATTCCCATCAGATATTCGTAGGCATCACCAAACAGGTCTGGATTGATGCCATCGGTGGAGAACAGCGGCATCTGCGCCACACCGTTCAGCAGCTCCACCAGCACTTTGTTGCGCTTGGCGACGGTCTCACCGATGGCCTTGCTGTTCACATCGAAATCGTCAAACAGACCTGCAAAATCATTCTCAGCGTCTCCGCTGGCGGCACTGCTCTCAATGTGGTTGAATACACGCTCCAGCGTCTCGTTCAGGTTGTCGTCCTTGTCCGCCCGGGCGAGGACATTGCAGAACAATTCGGAGGGCAGAATGAAGAAGCCCTTTTCCTGCACCAGTCCCTCACGGGCAGTCTCCGCCTCGGCGTCCGGCATTTTGGCGTAGTCAAAGTCCTTGTTCCCGGCGGCGTACTCGCCCTCGTTGATATAGGCGGTGAAGTTCTCCGAAATATAGCGGTAAAACATCGTGCCCAGCACATAAGATTTGAAGTCCCACTCCGCCACATGACCTGCGTGAACAAGGTCGGTGGCGATTTTATAGATGCGGCGGAACAGCTCGTCCCGCTCTTGATCTTTCTTTACATCAGCCATTGTAATTACTCCTTTTGGGCGATCCACGCCGCTTCGATCTCATCAAAGGGGATGTTGTTTTCTTCACAAAATGCCTTGATTTTTTTCATTGCTGTGATATTCGGCTTGGTTTTGGCGTTTTCCCAACGGTTTATCGTTCCAACGGATACATTCAGCGTTTTTGCGAAATCCTCCTGTGACATCAAGGCTTTCTTGCGCACGACCCGTATTAACTCACTTAAAGGCGTCATCAAACAGTTCTCCTTCCAGAAGATTAACAGCATTATACCATAAACCTATCATTTTCTCAACACCATTTGGAGAAAAGAGAATACCAAAATACAGAGGCGCAGCCTTCGGAGAAATCCGTTGGCTGCGCCTCTGTTTGCGTTTCGGAAGAAAATTTTCAAGAACACCCTCAAAATCTGCGGCTCAATTCAAAGTAAGTAGAGAGAAAAATTTTGAGAACCGTCCAAAAACACCCCCACAAAAGGACACCCAAATTCAAAGTAAGTGAGGAGGTCTTTGCAGAACTCACAGCCATTGAGTTGTTCATAAAAAGTTTACAAAATTTTCTTCGTTTTTTCTGCGAAAAAGTTCCCAGTTGATTAGTGAGGGGATCTATAAATTAACCTTCTCGCTGGCTACCTAATAGGGAGAATTTTTTCACAGGGGGTTAATAAACGACCCTTCTCGCTGCCTACCTATTGAGGGGTTCTCCCCGTGTGCCTTGAAAGAGGTGAATTTTTGAAAAAGTGCGGGAATTTTGCAGGAAAATTCGGCAAAGGAAAAGTGAGAGGCGATAGAGGAGCCCGGCGTAGTCCGCCGCTCTGAGGTCTTCCGTGTGCACCTTGAAAATTAAATAGCAGAAATTTTGGAGAAGAGGGTCACCAAACACCTACCCATTTTAGTAACAAGTGAGAGGAGGTTTTTCCAATGGTCATCAAAATCACACCGCAGCAGGCGAAAAGAGTCAACGCCCTGCTGCGGAAGCTGTGCGCCAACTACGACGGCGGCAACTGCCTGCTGCTGGACGACGGCGAGCCCTGTGTCTGCGTCCAGAGCATCAGCAAGTACGGCATCTACTGCAACTACTTCAAGAGTGCCGTGCTCCCAGTGGACGAAGGGCTGCACGCCGAGATAATGAAGCCGACCGGCGGCAAGCGCTGTGTGCTGTGCCGTCAGGCGTTTGCGTCGAGGGCGAAGAATCAGCGTTATTGTCCGGCCTGCGCCGCCAAGCAGAAACGGCTGAAGGCAGCCGAACGGCAGCGCCGAAAGCGGGCATCGGCGCTACGCTTTTAAGGTGCGGACAGCCCTGAAATACAAGGCTTTTTTGAACCCAAATCAACCCAAGCAATACAGCAACACCTTAACCTCAAAAATCCGCTTTGAAAAGCGTGACAAATTCAAGCGAGAGGAGGAATTCAATGAACCCATATTTTACAGTCAACGACTCCGAACATTTCACCTTTTACCGTATCCCAAAGCTGCTGTTCACAGATGAGATTTACCAAACTGTTTCCACCGATGCCAAGATGCTCTACGGTCTGCTGCTGGATCGGCTGTCCCTATCCGAGAAAAACGACTGGAAAGACGAGCACGGTCGGGTCTACCAATATTTCACCATCCATCAGGCGCAGGAGCTGCTGCATTTCGGACACGAAAAGGTCTGCCGCCTGTTTGCAGAGCTGGATGCAGCCGACCTTATCGAGCGCCGCCGTCAGGGGCAGGGCAAGGCCAACCGCATCTACTTAAAGGAGTTTACCCAAAAGTCCGATTATCGGAATTCCAGAAGTCCGGGAATCGGAAGGAAATAAGACTTAGAGAGTGATATTTACTACCCGAAAAAGAGAAAGAAGGTCAACAATGAATAACAAAAACACAGTGCCAATGAAACCGGCGCTCTTAAGAATTGAACAGCTGCGCCCGTTTGAAGGCCATCCCTACAAGGTACAGGACAACGAGGAGATGGCTGCTCTTTCGGAAAGTATCCGGGAGAATGGTGTTCTTTCCCCGTTGATCGTCCGTTCCGTTGAAAACAGCGATGAATATGAAGTCATCAGCGGCCACCGCCGCCTGTATGCTGCCCGGAAGGCAGGTCTGACAGAAGTTCCCGTGCTGATTTGCACTCTTGACCGGGATGCCGCCGCCATTGCCTTGGTGGACAGCAATCTGCACCGGGAGCATATCCTGCCCAGTGAAAAGGCGTATGCTTACAAGTTGAAAATGGAAGCACTGTCCCATCAGGGAATCGCTTGTGGACAAGTTGGCCACAAGTCCCGGGATGATATTTCCGATACAGACAGCGGCAGGCAGGTTCAGCGCTATATTCGCTTGACCTACCTCATCCCGGAATTGCTGGAAAAGATGGACAAGGAGGAAATTGCGTTCTCTGTCGGCGTGGAGTTGTCCTATCTCGATGAATACAGCCAGCGGGATGTGCTGGAGCAATGTGAGATCAACGACTGCACGCCATCTTATTCGCAGGCATGGCGAATGCACAAGGCCGACCGTGAAGGGCTGCTGACGAAGGATGTGATCCAGTTCCTTATGAGCGAAGAAAAAGCAAATCAGCGGGAGACGGTGAAGGTCCCCGCATCCCGCCTGCGGGAGGTTCTTCCCAAAGGTTTGGATGCCGGAAAGACGGAGGATTTTATCATCAAGGCTTGCGAATATTATCGCAAATACCTCATCCGCCAGCGTGGGCGGAAGGAACGATAAGGAGTGATAGAAAATGAAGCGGCAAACGAATTGGATCGTCGGCGTATCCGACGGAAAAGTCCACGAATACAAAATTGGGGATGTGATCTATTTTGTTTCTGCAGAATTTGAGCGCAGCTCTCAAACTAATCTGCGTGACCGTGTACAAAGAACAGTGGTCAGCAATCTCATACCTTTGACGCCCGGTCAAGCATCCGATACAATAGCAGCGGAATATGTGTGTTCGGCTGCCGGGAAGGAGGACTTATGCAGTCGAAAAAGAAAAAAGAACAATCGGGATTGACAGCGCTGTACTGCCGCCTGTCCCGTGATGATGGAGCGGAAGGCGACAGTAACTCCGTAGCCAATCAAAAGCGTTTATTGCAGAAATACGCCAAAGAAAATAGCCTCGGGAATACCCGTTTCTATGTGGACGACGGTTATACCGGCACGAATTTCAACCGTCCGTCTTTTCAGAAAATGATTGAGGATGTCGAAATGGGCTATGTGACAGCGGTCATCGTCAAGGATATGTCCCGGCTTGGCAGAGATTATCTCGGTGTTGGGTACTACACAGACACCTTCTTCCCGGAACACAATATCCGTTTCATTGCGGTGAATGACTGCGTAGACAGCGATGACGGCGAAAATGAGCTTGCCCCATTTCGAAATGTGATGAACGAGATGTACGCCCGGGACATCAGCCGCAAGGTGCGGTCTGCCCATCGTATCCGGGGAAATTCCGGCGAACCGCTGGGCCAGCCGCCCTACGGCTACAGGAAAGACCCGCTGAACAAAAAGCACTGGATCATTGACCCGGAGGCCGCTCAGGTGGTGCGGGACATTTTCCGTATGTGTCTGGAGGGTAAGGGCAACGACACCATTGCCCGCATTTTACAGGAAAATGGGATTCTCAACTGCACGGCGTACTGGCACGAAAAAGGCATCGGCAGGGGCGGCAAAAAGACGCAGCCAAACCCTTACCGATGGAAAAACAGCACCATTCGTAAAATCCTGACCCAGCAGGAATACTGCGGCGATGTGATCAATTTCAAGACCTACTCTAAATCCTTCAAGGATAAGACCCGCATCGATAACCCGGAAGAAAACTGGGTCATCTTCAAGGATGTTCACGAGCCGATTGTCGACCGGGACACCTTTGAGCAGGTACAAAAGAAGATCATCAAACGGACAAAGCGCCGTGCGCCGAAATCGGAGAATGGCGAAAAGAGCATCTTTTCTGATCTGCTGTACTGCGCCGACTGCGGTCACAAGCTGTGGTATCACGTCAACACCATCAATAAGAATATATGCTTTTTCTCCTGTTCCAACTATGTAAAAGACTACCGTGGCAGTTGCCCGACCCGGCACTATGTGCGGGCGGACGCTATCGAGCAGGTGGTAAAACTGGAGCTACAACGAATGGCGCAATTTCTGCGGGACGACGAGCCAATGTTCGCCGACCTTCTGGAACGCAAGTCCAACCGGGAAATCGCAGAGGAAAAGAAGCGCCTTGAGGGAGAGCTGCAAAAGGCACGGATGCGAACAGAAGCCGTGTCCCGACTCTACAAAAAGGCCTTTGAAAAGAATGCGGAAGGGCTTCTTTCCGACGAGGGCTTCCTGCAAATTACCCACGAATACGATGTAGAGCAGCTTGCCTTGAAAGTGAAGATTCCACAGCTCCGGGAGCAAATTGCGGAGGCGGAGCGGCAAGCGGCCAATAAGGACAAGTTTATCGCTGCCATCCGAAAGTTTATGCAGATGGACGAGCTGACCGCACCGCTGCTGCGGGAGCTTATTGACCATATCGAGGTGTACGAAACGCAGGGCGTCGGAAAAAGTAGAACACAGCGAATCGCAATTCACTACCGCTTTGTGGGGTACATCGACATCCCGGCAGCGCCTCTGACAAGCCATTATATCTCCGAAACAAGGCAGGGCGTGGCCGTGGAATATATTCCCGCATAACGAAGGAGAGCAGGCGAAATGCCTGCTCTCCAAAAGAAGCATAAAAAATCGAGTGTTCATAACATCAAATCCGTTATGAACACTCGATATGGTTGCGGAGACAGGATTTGAACCTGCGACCTCCGGGTTATGAGCCCGACGAGCTACCGAACTGCTCCACTCCGCGATATGAACTTGACCCTCAAGGCTCATATACTATAACATATGAGCCTTGGGTTGTCAAGTGTTATTTTTATCGCTCCGAAGCGGAAGATTCTTCCTCTTCTGCGGCGTCCAGTGTCTTGGCGGCCTCGGCGCGGCCATTTTGCAGCTTGAGCTCGGCGAGAATGTCCGCCAGCAGCTCGTCCGTGGTCGGCTTGGCCGGGGCTTCCGGTTCGGGCTCCTTTTCTTTCTTGCGGTTGAAGCGGTTGATGATCTTCACCATCCAGAACACGACGAGCGAAATACACAGGAAGTTGATGATAGACATGATCAGGTCGCCGATCGGGAACACGCCGATGTTCAGGCCGGAGAAGTCCAGCCCGCCGATGATGAGCGAGATGAGCGGATTGATGATATCGTTGACGAGCGCGGTGACGATGGCCGTGAACGCGCCGCCGACCACAACGCCGACGGCCAGGTCAATGACGTTGCCGCGTGAGATGAATACCTTGAATTCATCGAGCCAACCGGGCTTTTTCATGATGCTGCCTCCCCTGTTTTCTTTGTCGTTTCAGTGCTTGGGTACGAGGACTTCCGTGCCGCCCATGTACGAGCGCAGCACCTCGGGAATGACGACGCTGCCGTCGGGCTGCAGGTTGTTCTCGAGGAACGCGATGAGCATACGCGGCGGGGCGACGCAGGTGTTGTTGAGCGTGTGGGCGAGATAATTCTTGCCGTCCTTGCCCTTGATGCGGATGTGCAGGCGGCGGGCCTGCGCATCGCCGAGGTTCGAGCAGGAGCAGACCTCAAAGTACTTCTGCTGGCGCGGGCTCCAGGCCTCGATGTCACAGGACTTGACCTTCAGGTCGGCAAGGTCGCCGGAGCAGCACTCGAGCTGGCGCACCGGGATATCCAGGCTGCGGAAGAGCTCGACGGAGTAGCGCCAGAGCTTCTCGTACCAGTCCATGCTCTCCTCCGGGCGGCAGACGACGATCATCTCCTGCTTTTCAAACTGGTGGATGCGGTACACGCCGCGCTCCTCGATGCCGTGCGCGCCCTTTTCCTTGCGGAAGCAGGGCGAATAGGACGTCATCGTCTGCGGCAGCTGATCCTCGGTGAGGATCTGATCGATGTAGCGGCCGATCATGGAGTGCTCGCTCGTGCCGATCAGATAGAGGTCCTCGCCCTCGATCTTGTACATCATGGCGTCCATGTCCGTCTGGCTCATGACGCCCTCGACCACGTTGCCGTGGATCATGAACGGCGGGATGCAGTAGGTAAAGCCCTTGCCGATCATGAAATCGCGCGCGTAGGCCAGCACGGCCTCGTGCAGACGGGCGATGTCGCCCATGAGATAGTAAAATCCGTTGCCGGAGACGCGGCGTGCGGCGTCGAGATCAATGCCGTCGAAGCGCTCCATGATCTCCGTGTGGTACGGGATCGGGAAATCTGGCACGACGGCCTCGCCGAAGCGCTGCACCTCCACGTTGCAGCTGTCGTCCGGGCCGAGCGGCACGCTGGGGTCGATGATCTGCGGGATGGTGAGCATGATCTTGTGGATCTTGGCCTCGAGTTCCTCCTCCTGCTTTTCAAGCTCGGCCAGACGCGCCGCCTGCGCGGTGACCTGCGCCTTGACGGCCTCGGCCTCTTCAAGCTTGGAGGGATCTTTTTTCGCCTGCCCCATGAGCATGCCGATTTTTTTCGACAGGGCGTTGCGCTCAGCGCGCAGATTCGACGCCTCGTTGATGGCGGCGCGGTTGGCCTTGTCGAGCTCAATCACTTCGTCGACGAGCGGGAGCTTGGCGTCCTGAAATTTTTTGCGGATGTTTTCCCGAACGAGATCGGGGTTTTCGCGGATCAGTCGAATGTCAATCATGGTGTCTCTGTCTCCTCATTCTATGTGTATCAGTTTCTGCGGCCGATGGCCTCGAGCGCCTGCAGCAGCGCCTCGCGGTCGTCCGCGTCGTAGTATTCCAGTTCGATGCGCCCGGTCTTTCGGCCCTGCGTCATGCGCACCTTGCGGCCGAGCACCTGCTCGAGATGCCGCGCGCATTCGCCGAGATAATCCACACCGGCGGCCTTTTTTGCCGGTTTTTCCAGCGTATCCTTCAGTAATTGCGCGGCCAGCGCTTCCGCCCGGCGCACGGACAGGCCCTTTTCAATGACGGTTTTCGCCGCGGCAAGCTGCATTTCCTGGTCGCTGAGCGGCAGGAGCGCGCGCGCGTGCCCGGCGGAGAGCGTGCCGTCCTCGACGAGCTTCAGCACCGGCTCGGACAGCGCCAGCAGCCGCGTCGCGTTTGCGACGGCGGGGCGCGATTTGCCCACGCTCTGCGCCACATCGTCCTGCGTCATGCCGTAGACATCCTGCAGGGCGCGGTAGCCCTTCGCCTCTTCAATGGGATTCAGATCCTCACGCTGGAGGTTTTCGACCAGCGCCATCTCCATGGCGCGCTGCTCGTCCGCTGTCAGGATGCGCACCGGCACTTCCTTGAGCCCGGCCATGCGGCTGGCGCGCCAGCGGCGCTCGCCCGCGATGATCTGATAAAATCCGCCATCGAGCGGCCGGACCGTGATCGGCTGGATGAGCCCATACGTCCGGATGGATTCTGCGAGCATTTCCAGCGCCTCCGGGTCAAAGTGCTTGCGCGGCTGGTCGGCGCGCGGCTCGATCTTCTCGATCGGCAGCAGGTCGGGCGCTGTCTCCTCGCGTTCCGGCTGCGGGGCCGGATATTCCTCCCCGAAGAGCGCGCCGAGGCCCATGCCGAGACCCTTCTTTCCGTCTTTACCCATGTTCCACCTCCGCTGCGGCCGCCGCGGCCGCGGCCTCCGCCGCTTTTGCCGCCTTTTCCTCGCGCTTGATGAGCTCACCCGCCAGATGCAGGTACGCCCGCGCGCCCTTCGACTCTTTGTCGTAGGCGATGGCGGGTTTGCGGTGGCTCGGCGCCTCGGACAGGCGCACGTTGCGCGGGATCATGGTCTTGTAGACCTTTTTGCCGAAGAATTTGCGCACCTCGTTCACGACCTGATCGGACAGCTTCGTGCGGCCGTCGTACATGGTCATGACGATGCCCTGCACCGTCAGTTCCGGATTCAGGCGCTTGTTGCACATTTTGATGCTGCGCATGAGGTCGGCAATGCCCTCGAGCGCGTAATATTCGCACTGCACCGGGATAAGTACGCTGTCGGCCGCGACGAGCGCGTTGATCGTCAGCAGCTCGAGCGACGGCGGACAGTCGATGAGGATGAAGTCGTAATCGTCCTGCACCGCGGCGAGCGCAGTTTTCATGATGTATTCCCGCTGCTCGGAGCTCACGAGCTCCACAGAGCAGCCGGAGAGATTCATATTTGCTGGCAGCACGTCGCCGTATTTCGTGCTGCGGATGCAGTCGGCTGCGGCTGC from Clostridiales bacterium carries:
- the mscL gene encoding large conductance mechanosensitive channel protein MscL, whose translation is MKKPGWLDEFKVFISRGNVIDLAVGVVVGGAFTAIVTALVNDIINPLISLIIGGLDFSGLNIGVFPIGDLIMSIINFLCISLVVFWMVKIINRFNRKKEKEPEPEAPAKPTTDELLADILAELKLQNGRAEAAKTLDAAEEEESSASER
- a CDS encoding replication initiator protein A, whose product is MNPYFTVNDSEHFTFYRIPKLLFTDEIYQTVSTDAKMLYGLLLDRLSLSEKNDWKDEHGRVYQYFTIHQAQELLHFGHEKVCRLFAELDAADLIERRRQGQGKANRIYLKEFTQKSDYRNSRSPGIGRK
- a CDS encoding recombinase family protein, with translation MQSKKKKEQSGLTALYCRLSRDDGAEGDSNSVANQKRLLQKYAKENSLGNTRFYVDDGYTGTNFNRPSFQKMIEDVEMGYVTAVIVKDMSRLGRDYLGVGYYTDTFFPEHNIRFIAVNDCVDSDDGENELAPFRNVMNEMYARDISRKVRSAHRIRGNSGEPLGQPPYGYRKDPLNKKHWIIDPEAAQVVRDIFRMCLEGKGNDTIARILQENGILNCTAYWHEKGIGRGGKKTQPNPYRWKNSTIRKILTQQEYCGDVINFKTYSKSFKDKTRIDNPEENWVIFKDVHEPIVDRDTFEQVQKKIIKRTKRRAPKSENGEKSIFSDLLYCADCGHKLWYHVNTINKNICFFSCSNYVKDYRGSCPTRHYVRADAIEQVVKLELQRMAQFLRDDEPMFADLLERKSNREIAEEKKRLEGELQKARMRTEAVSRLYKKAFEKNAEGLLSDEGFLQITHEYDVEQLALKVKIPQLREQIAEAERQAANKDKFIAAIRKFMQMDELTAPLLRELIDHIEVYETQGVGKSRTQRIAIHYRFVGYIDIPAAPLTSHYISETRQGVAVEYIPA
- a CDS encoding helix-turn-helix domain-containing protein, producing MTPLSELIRVVRKKALMSQEDFAKTLNVSVGTINRWENAKTKPNITAMKKIKAFCEENNIPFDEIEAAWIAQKE
- a CDS encoding type I restriction-modification system subunit M: MADVKKDQERDELFRRIYKIATDLVHAGHVAEWDFKSYVLGTMFYRYISENFTAYINEGEYAAGNKDFDYAKMPDAEAETAREGLVQEKGFFILPSELFCNVLARADKDDNLNETLERVFNHIESSAASGDAENDFAGLFDDFDVNSKAIGETVAKRNKVLVELLNGVAQMPLFSTDGINPDLFGDAYEYLMGMYAANAGKKGGQYFTPADVSELLARLGTIGKTKINKVYDPACGSGSLLLKVEKVLGKDNIERGFYGQEIDLTTYNLCRINMFLHNIEFDKFSIVREDTLLSPQHWDDQPFELIVSNPPFSVPWEGDKNPLLINDPRFSPAGVLAPASKGDMAFIMHSLSWLASNGAAAIVCFPGIMYRGGAEQKIRKYLVDNNFVDAIIQLPSNLFLNVTISVDIMLLKKNKTDNAVLFVDASKEFVKVTKNNRLSEDNIRRIVSTVAERKDEQHFARLVPNDEVGSKQNNYNLSVSTYVEQEDTREKIDIVKLNAEIAEIVAREQKLREEIDRIIGEIEG
- a CDS encoding restriction endonuclease subunit S, with product MTKLEKLIQELCPNGVEYKPLGDIATISRGGSFQKKDYTENGVPCIHYGQIYMHYGLFAEKTLSYISDEVAQKQKFAEPGDIIMAVTSENIDDVCKCMAWLGNEKVAVSGHTAIIRHSINPKYLVYWLHSSAFYQQKAKIAHGTKVIEVAPVKLADVILPVPPLPVQREIVRILDNFTEHITELTEQLNLELTARKKQYEFYRNQLLTFDAQGATILTDRQTDRQTDRQTDRQTDRQTDKPNALNRLCQYVSEFIFVKLSDISVNCDSLRKPVTSGNREAGNIPYYGASGIVDYVKDYIFDGDYLLISEDGANLLARNTPIAFSISGKNWVNNHAHILRFNNRITQRYVEIYLNSIDLSPYISGGAQPKLNQQNLYKIPIPLPSYQKQKEIVTILDRFDTLCTDLSSGLPAEIEARQKQYEYYRDKLLTFGERFN
- a CDS encoding cysteine-rich VLP domain-containing protein — protein: MVIKITPQQAKRVNALLRKLCANYDGGNCLLLDDGEPCVCVQSISKYGIYCNYFKSAVLPVDEGLHAEIMKPTGGKRCVLCRQAFASRAKNQRYCPACAAKQKRLKAAERQRRKRASALRF
- a CDS encoding ParB/RepB/Spo0J family partition protein; the encoded protein is MNNKNTVPMKPALLRIEQLRPFEGHPYKVQDNEEMAALSESIRENGVLSPLIVRSVENSDEYEVISGHRRLYAARKAGLTEVPVLICTLDRDAAAIALVDSNLHREHILPSEKAYAYKLKMEALSHQGIACGQVGHKSRDDISDTDSGRQVQRYIRLTYLIPELLEKMDKEEIAFSVGVELSYLDEYSQRDVLEQCEINDCTPSYSQAWRMHKADREGLLTKDVIQFLMSEEKANQRETVKVPASRLREVLPKGLDAGKTEDFIIKACEYYRKYLIRQRGRKER